In Armatimonadia bacterium, the following are encoded in one genomic region:
- a CDS encoding response regulator, with protein sequence MGRRAHVLFIEDEEYRNDKMIRFLRANGLEVSLAGTLSEALSAAQSGNYGCILLDVMIPPGEGENSESEALTAGVEFLRRLRGGALPGADAQTPVIVLTGRPEAAVEEEMRALGLDAFLNKPESMKVVLSTIQKAIA encoded by the coding sequence ATGGGCAGGCGCGCCCACGTGCTGTTCATCGAAGACGAAGAGTACCGCAATGACAAGATGATCCGTTTCCTGAGGGCCAACGGGTTGGAAGTCAGCCTTGCCGGAACCCTCAGCGAAGCCCTGTCGGCGGCTCAGTCCGGCAACTACGGCTGTATCCTGCTCGATGTCATGATCCCGCCCGGGGAGGGCGAGAACAGCGAGTCCGAGGCCCTCACTGCCGGTGTCGAGTTCCTCCGTCGCTTGCGGGGCGGAGCCCTGCCCGGCGCCGATGCTCAGACCCCCGTCATCGTCCTCACAGGGCGCCCCGAGGCGGCTGTGGAGGAAGAGATGCGGGCTCTGGGCCTGGATGCCTTCCTCAACAAGCCCGAGAGCATGAAGGTCGTTCTGAGCACCATCCAAAAGGCGATTGCATGA